A section of the Dehalobacter sp. DCM genome encodes:
- a CDS encoding flavodoxin family protein — translation MKVLLVNGSPHAKGCTYTALEGIAETLNTEGIEAEIFQVGIEPLAGCIACRTCSKKGQCVFSDPVNDFLDLAKDADGFIFGSPVHYAAASGAITSFMDRAFFADSLAGRRSFYLKPAAAIVSARRAGTTAAFDQLNKYFAISEMPIISSRYWNMVHGATPEDVKKDEEGLQTMRVLARNMAWFLKCKEAGIKAGIPFPQSEQKVFTNFIR, via the coding sequence ATGAAGGTCCTATTAGTTAACGGAAGCCCCCATGCCAAAGGCTGCACGTATACCGCGCTGGAGGGAATTGCTGAAACCCTGAATACCGAGGGAATCGAAGCAGAGATCTTCCAGGTTGGGATTGAACCGCTGGCTGGATGTATTGCCTGTCGCACGTGCAGTAAAAAAGGGCAGTGTGTTTTTTCAGATCCAGTGAACGACTTTCTTGATCTCGCCAAAGATGCTGACGGGTTTATTTTCGGTTCTCCCGTGCATTATGCGGCTGCCAGCGGTGCAATCACATCATTTATGGATCGTGCATTTTTTGCCGACTCCCTGGCAGGGCGACGCTCTTTTTACTTGAAACCGGCCGCAGCGATTGTTTCAGCCAGAAGGGCCGGGACAACAGCCGCATTTGATCAACTTAATAAATACTTCGCTATATCGGAAATGCCAATCATTTCTTCCCGCTATTGGAATATGGTTCACGGTGCGACACCGGAAGATGTGAAAAAGGATGAGGAAGGTCTCCAGACCATGCGCGTGCTGGCCAGGAATATGGCCTGGTTTTTAAAATGCAAGGAGGCCGGCATTAAAGCGGGGATACCGTTTCCACAGTCTGAACAAAAGGTATTCACGAACTTTATCCGGTAA
- a CDS encoding aldehyde dehydrogenase family protein: MMNLSDQIKINAIIDNQEIPAKEYTEIRDPGKRSDIVGFVALGNKEDVDLAVQAAHRAFFSWRTVRVEERIERLLEAGELLKQSVTDLTYLMAREHGGLMREVKMDFMAGYSNFINYAQVVPAFLKPEQKEDVESWISIEKNPKGVVAAIVPWNMPVVLTMMKLVPALMTGNAIVVKPSPNAPLALTLLLKRMAAILPPGLINVVHGGDDVGKALTSHPLVRKVAFTGGCATGKEVNIRSAQSLKAVTLELGGNDPAIILEDANLEDMMPKILRAVFTRSGQVCYAIKRIYVQDTLFDAFIDDFCARVNQYIVGYGLDERSNIGPVNNERQYTFVQSLIEQARQSGAEVRELGIKLDPKNWENGYYILPHVVIDKEHCTDLVQCEQFGPVIPIIPFTTVDQAIALANDSDYGLAASIWSTDSEKAKTIAREMEAGLTFINTHGLGSTVFGMPFGGIKNSGIGREGSPLLTLSAYTDTHALRLLK; this comes from the coding sequence ATGATGAATCTGTCGGATCAAATAAAAATCAACGCAATCATAGATAATCAAGAAATTCCGGCCAAGGAATATACCGAAATACGCGATCCCGGCAAACGAAGTGACATTGTCGGGTTTGTGGCTTTGGGTAATAAGGAAGACGTTGACCTGGCGGTTCAGGCTGCGCATCGCGCGTTTTTTTCCTGGCGAACAGTCCGTGTCGAAGAGAGAATAGAAAGGCTCTTAGAAGCAGGAGAATTGTTAAAACAATCCGTTACGGATTTGACCTATTTAATGGCGAGAGAGCATGGCGGTCTTATGCGGGAAGTAAAGATGGACTTCATGGCGGGCTATTCCAACTTCATTAACTACGCCCAAGTTGTTCCGGCATTCTTGAAACCGGAGCAAAAAGAAGATGTCGAGAGCTGGATCTCCATCGAAAAAAACCCCAAAGGGGTAGTTGCGGCGATTGTTCCTTGGAATATGCCCGTTGTTCTGACCATGATGAAATTAGTGCCCGCACTGATGACCGGGAATGCGATTGTCGTCAAGCCTTCGCCTAATGCCCCGCTGGCCTTGACTCTCCTTCTGAAGAGGATGGCAGCTATACTGCCCCCAGGGCTTATCAATGTTGTCCATGGCGGCGATGATGTTGGGAAAGCGCTTACCAGTCACCCTTTAGTAAGAAAAGTAGCCTTTACAGGTGGTTGTGCCACCGGCAAAGAAGTCAATATCCGTTCGGCTCAGTCCTTAAAAGCAGTTACTCTGGAATTAGGCGGAAATGATCCCGCGATTATCCTGGAGGATGCTAATTTAGAAGATATGATGCCTAAAATTTTACGGGCGGTTTTTACCCGTTCGGGGCAAGTTTGTTATGCCATCAAAAGGATCTACGTCCAGGATACGCTGTTTGATGCCTTTATCGATGACTTCTGTGCTCGGGTTAATCAGTATATCGTGGGATATGGCTTGGATGAACGCTCGAATATAGGACCTGTCAATAATGAAAGGCAATATACGTTTGTGCAATCATTGATTGAACAGGCAAGGCAAAGCGGAGCTGAAGTCCGGGAATTAGGCATAAAGCTCGACCCGAAAAATTGGGAGAACGGGTATTATATCCTTCCCCATGTCGTTATTGATAAAGAACATTGTACTGATCTGGTGCAGTGTGAACAATTCGGACCGGTGATCCCGATCATCCCATTCACTACAGTTGACCAAGCCATCGCTTTAGCCAACGACAGTGATTATGGATTAGCCGCCTCGATTTGGTCCACAGACAGTGAAAAGGCAAAGACAATCGCCCGGGAAATGGAAGCCGGTTTAACGTTTATCAATACGCATGGCTTAGGATCCACGGTCTTCGGTATGCCTTTTGGCGGTATTAAAAACAGTGGTATAGGCAGAGAAGGCAGTCCGTTATTAACACTGTCAGCGTATACGGATACGCATGCCCTAAGATTATTAAAATAA